Genomic window (Fibrobacter sp.):
GAAGGATAAAACTTGTTCCGCACCTTGGGTGAACCGTTGTGTAGGGATTCATGTTTTCGAAATTCAACTCTTTACCGTCTTCAAAAGTAAAGATCGCCTTGTGTTCGGCCCCGTGATATTCAAATACACGCTGAATCTCTTTCCACATGCTGATGAGCACAAGGTAGCCTATGAAAAGTATTATGCGTACTATCCCGGCCAGAGTGTTAAACAGGAATGCGGATTCCTTTGGAATAAACTGGGAGATAACCCACATCGGTCCATACATAAAAACTCCGATGCTTATCGCCAGGGCTACAATGAAGCTGATCCAGGAATAGATTTTTTCGAAAACCGGGTTTCTCTCAGTTCCGCTGTTTTTATTCTCCTGTGTTTGTTCTGCGATTTCAGCAGACCTGGAGAGTGCTTTGTAGCCAAGAGACAGTGATTCTAACAGGTTAATTGCTCCCCTTAGAACAGGTCTGGAAAGAAATTTGTGTTTTTTGCAAACGGATGTAAAAGGAAACTGTTCGACCATAACCTCCGAAGGCCCTCTTCTGACCGCCCAGGAGACCTTGTCTTTCCCTCTCATCATTACCCCTTCTATGATAGCCTGTCCGCCGACTGTATTTTTCCGGGCAGCAAAGATAAGACTGAGTGGGAGGAAGAGAACTTTGAGAATAGCAGATTTGATCATTTTACACCTACTTGAAAAATAAAAAGGGACAGAAGGGCTTTTAGCGGCCTCTTCTGTCCCGTGAATTTTCGGACGGAAGCTACGATTCCTGGGTTTTTTTCTGATAACGTTTGCGGAACCGTTCGACTCTTCCGGCACTGTCAATCAGCTTCTGCTTTCCACTGTAAAAAGGATGACAGTTGTTGCAGATATCGATATGCCTGCTTCCAATTGTAGCACGGGTTTCGATCGTATTGCCGCATGAGCAGGTAAATACCGCTTTTTCGTACTTGGGATGAATCTTTTCTTTCATTTCACAATTCCTTCAATGAGTATCGCATGGATTTGAATGCGATAAAATAGCTAAATACCAGTTAAGAGGTCAAGATATATTCGAAAACAGGGTTTTTCTTTGTTTAGTAACACTTGTAATACGTGACAGGCTCTGAGATATTTATCAGCAAATCAGGAGGGGATCTGAGAGGGGGCTGGTGCAGAAGTCGATTTATCCCGGTGGTGAGGCATCTGCATCGGTGTTATATACTGTTATATCCATCTCTTGATCCCGGCTCTAACTGCAAACAAGACCCCGGGAACAGATTCGAACTGTACGCTCCTGTTTAAATTTAACGAGCTCAACTTACATGATCCTATTTATATTAAATCTGATATAAAAAGAAATAACAGGGGAAGGATGACAGCGTGAAAAACGGGATTCTTTTTCTAGCAGCATTAACACTTGCGTATACAGGATTCTCTGAAGAGAATCACACAGATTTATCAACCGATACGGTACAAATCGAGCAGCTTGATAAGATGGTGATAACCGCTACCAGGACTGCCCGCAAGGCATCTGAAATTCCTGTCAGCGTAACCGTGATCTCCCTGGATGAGATAAAGGCATCTGCGGCCAGAAGCATCGATGACCTGATTCAGTACGCAGCAGGTGTGCAGGTGAAGAGGTCTGTCGGGCTTGGGGAAGGGCTCCCGTCGGATATGATCATGCGTGGAATTCCAGGTGCGTTTGCAGCTACAAGAACTCTCATTCTTGTTGATGGCATCCCGACTAATGCTTCAGGCACTCCGTTTCTGATTATAAATGAAATTCCCCTTGAGGCAGTACAGAGAGTGGAAATAGTACGTGGACCGTTTTCTTCGCTTTATGGTGCAAATGCTTTTGGCGGGGTAATAAATATTATCACACAGACCGGGGATGGTTTACCGTCACTTCAGGTTTCGGCAGAGACAAGCCTTCCTTTTACAAGTGCACACAACTACATGATGGAAAACCGTGCTTATGGAAGGCAGTTCTGGGATGATGCTTTCTCAGATGCGTACTGGAATGGCACAGGGCTGTTAAGCGGGGGTAATGAGCGTTTCGATTATCTACTGAGTGGTGGATACCGCTCTGTGGGAAACTATTACTTTCATGACAGTGCTCTGGTAAGGGGAAAAAATATCGAGTACCTTAAGAGCATCGATAATCATGATTATCGTGATTACAGGTTGTTTCTGAAGAGCGGTTACAGAATCTCCGATCAACTCCGTGCACGTCTTCAGGCCCGGTATTTTAACAGCGAGCTTGGATTCGGGAAGACTAAAGGTACTCAGCCTCCGGCTGATGTGATTACCAGAGGAGACAAATTTCTTATCGGACCATTTCTTGATTATGATCCTGTTGACTGGCTTCAGATTCGTTTTGGTGGGTTTTACAGAATGGTAAATGGCCAATATCTCAATGAGGCCCCGTCTGAGGGGGGCAGTGTCCCTAGTGTTTGGGATGCCAATTCGAGGGATTGGCAGATTGAATCCCAGTTTACGGCAAAACTGAAAAAAAATCAGACAATCATTGCTGGTGTAGACCATCTTTGGAACAATATCAATTTCGGGGTGATGCGCAACAGAAATACCAAAGATACGATCCCGCCTTTTTTGTCCAGAGAGAAAATGATCAGAAATTTTGGAGTGTATATCCAGGATGAGATTTCGCTTTTTGACAATATAAAAATAGTACCTGCTTTAAGATACGATTTACATTCCCTTTTCGGGGGTAAGTTTTCTCCCAAACTGGGAGTCTCCAGTCCTGCAGGTGATCACGTTTTTTTGCGTATGTCAGGAGGCGGGGCTTTCCGTGCTCCTTCCACAACTGAACTTTACATGCCAGATCTTCCGATTTCAAGCTATAAAGTTACATGCAATCCGGACCTGAAGCCGGAATATATCTGGGCTTTTGATTGCGGGATGGATATAAAACCGGTAAGTAATCTCACTTTTAAGAGCGATTTCTTCTCCAATTATATGAATGATCTGATAGCATTTCAGATCAACATAAAAAACATGGATAGTATTTCAGTAACACATAACAATGTTGAAAATGCCGTATCATGGGGATTTGAGAATCAGATTGAATGGGAACCATTAGAAGGCTTTTCTTTAAGAGGCAACTATACATTTACACAATCGGAGAACAAAAAATACCGGGTTTCACTGGACAACATTGCAACACACAAGTTCAATATTGAAATCAGCTACAGGAAAAGCTTCGGGGAGAGAATGCTGGAAGCAAGCATAGCCGAAGGGTTTGTGGGCAGGCGGGAATACTTTGACTGGGGAGTGAAACCAGAAAAGGTCATTTTATCTGATCCGATCGAGGTAATACCTTTCCGTCAGGAACTGGATCCTTTTTTCAAAACAGATCTGTCGGTTTCATACTCTTTTAATTCTGATAACCGCATTTCTCTGACAATTCAGAACCTTTTTAATGCCGAGGGTGAAGAGAGCGGGGGAACATTTGCCCCCGGGAGATTTGCGGGGATAAAGTACACCTGTAATCTGCGGTTTAAGAGAAATGGCAGAGTCTAAAGCCGAATACGATTATTCGGCTTTTTTGAGCTGAATTGTTATCCCATCCAGGCTGATTCCCAGTGTTTCCAGATTGATACCCAGAGAAGGTGCTATCGGGGCCAGGGATCCAAGGGAAACATCCCAAACATTATGAGAGATATTGATTGGAACCGGCACCGGCAATCCGCAATCATCATTGATGATGTTGTTAAGGGTATCATACATCGCACAATCGGTTCCATGTAAAAAAACTGTATCGAATGAGTTTGATACGACCCAGTAGCCATTATGTATGAGGGCAGTGTCACCCTCATCGGTATAGATAGCAGTAAGAGAGTATGAGGAGGCTTTGTCGTCATTGATCGTTAAACCGATATCGAACTTCTTCTTCAAGACTGAAGCCAGGTATTCAGGTAAGCTGTATTCCCATGTCCCGATAAATGCTGGTGTTTCCTTTGTTGGCTCCTGTTCGTTATCATCTGAACCGCAGTTAATCAACAGCACAGCAATTGAAAGCATTAATATAGGAATTCTTTTCATTTTCGATGGCCTTTCTAACCCTTATTCAAGGCTATAGATGATTACCAGATTTAGACCAGTTCATCGATAATTCAGATACAGAGTAATATACTAAATCTCTTGATAAACTGCTTAAGTAATAAAATTGATGGCAATTATTTCTGAATAATTACATTATAAGTTAAATAATAGAGCTTCAGGGTTCAATTATCCCGCCTGATGGGCCTGACTGCTGTTTTGCAGGAATGGCAGGGGGCGTTTAAAATAAATGGACTCAGGAAAAAGCAGTGCGGGATGTATTTTCCAGTTTTCGGGTATTGAGGAGGATTATGTTATCTCATTATGTACTTGCAGCGTTAACTCTTTTTGTGCTTTTTATGCTTTTTCTGGTTATCAGCAGAACATTGAACAATATAGTAAACCTGATGATCAAACTTGAATACCTTCTACAGAAGGAGTGTGATCTTAAACAAGAAGCTCTTGAGGTGCGAAAGCTCATGGAGGAGCAGACAATGGTCCAGGAGGAAAAGGTAGAAAGTAATACCTTTCCGGTTAATTCCGGCGAGAGGATGCCTGAGAAGAAATGAGTGAAGGAAAAACCGGAAAAATATTTGTATTTTCAGCGCCTTCCGGAGCAGGTAAAACCACAATACTGGACTACCTCAGGGTATCTGTTCCTGATCTTGTTTACTCGATCTCTGCTACTACCAGAAAACCCCGGGAGGGCGAAGTAGATGGATTGCACTATTTCTTTATCAGTGAACAAGAATTCAAGTCCCGTATAGAATCCGGAGAATTTGCTGAGTGGGCACTTGTGCATGGTAATTACTATGGCACACCACGCAGTTTCATCGATCAGGTTATCCATAGCGGCAAACATATCGTAATGGATATCGATGTCTTCGGAAAGAAGCAGTTTGACAGAATATACCCTGAAGCTGTTGGAATACTGATTCTTCCTCCCAGCATGGAGGAGCTTGAAAAGAGGCTTAGAAATCGCAGCAGTGATGATGAGGAGACGATCAGGACCCGCCTTAAGAATGCTTTTACAGAGATTGCGTTTGCCCGTTCCCAGGGAAAATACGAGTATACAATTGTCAATGATGATCTGGGAAGGACAAAGAGAGAGGTTGAAGAACTAGTACGCTCCCTTATCGGTGCCTGAGGGGGATGGGATTGCAAACTGATGAGCGGGGAAGAAACACTGAAATATGCACTCGATGGCTCGGAAATTCTTCTGGGCCGTGATCCCACGTGCAGCATCTGCCTGAGCGGAATAGGCATTTCACGCAGGCACGCTTCCATTTCTCTTCAAAAGTCAAATCCTGTCATTTCTGATCTGAAAAGTACATTTGGAGTCAGGCTGAACGGCACGACTCTGAGAACTCCGGAGGTCCTCAGAAATGGTGATATACTGACCATAGGTGTAAGATCCTTCGAGGTTAAAATCGGGGATGATTTCCTGAGTTTAGATGAGATCAGACAGGATGAGAAGCCGGATATTCCGGAAATTGACAGTGCCCAAAGCCTCAATATCGGAAGGGAGCCAAATTGTCAGATCCAGCTTTCTCATCCGCTTGTCTCCCGATTGCACGCTAAAGCCACAAGGCTTCAGGACGGCAGTTTTCTGATTGTTGATAACCGCAGTACTAACGGTACCTTTATTAATGGGCGTTCTGTTTCTTCCGGGCGACTTAGTGAGGGTGACGTTCTTCAGATCGGCCCTTACAGGTTGTTTGTCGATGACGGAAAGCTTATCAGAGCTGATGACAGTAACAGGATCAGAATAGAGGTAACAGGGTTGGGAGTAAGGAGGGGTGGCGTCTCACTTTTAAGCGATATTTCTCTCTCCTTTTCACCCGGTGAGTTTATAGCCCTTCTTGGCCCATCCGGTGCCGGAAAATCAACTCTGGTAAGAGCTTTGACCGGAAGAATTAAGACTGATGCGGGAGAAGTGTATGCAAACGGTCTGCCCCTGGGCAGATTTCTGGAGGCATTTGCCTCCAGCATAGGCTATGTGTCACAGGAGAATCTCCTTTATAAGGAATTGACAGTTGAGGAAACATTTCTTGAGCAGAGCATGCTGAGACTCCCACGTGACAGCACCCGCTCAGAGCGCCAGGCTCGAATTGACGAAGTGATAGAACTCCTTGACCTCAAGAGAGTAGCCCACAGGCGTATAAGCCGCCTTTCGGGCGGTGAGGCTAAACGGGTGCATCTTGGAATAGAACTCCTTTCCTCACCGGCGCTTATTTTCCTGGACGAGCCGCTTGCAGGGCTTGATCCCGGGCTTGTGCGCAGGTTTATGCGTTTGTTCAGGAGAATAAGTGACCGGGGGCACACTCTTGTGTTGATCACCCATACTCTTGAGCAGCTTGAACTCTGTGATAAGGCGGTTTTTCTTAACAGGGGAAGAGTTGTATTTCAGGGGCCGCCGGCAGAACTGGAAACCACATTCAACGCAAGATCTCTGGCAGGTGTATACGACAGGATTTCCGAAGATGGCACCGGCGTAGTCACGGATAAGAGAATGAATCGATCACCCCGCCTGGATACGGGTGTTTATATCCCTGCCCGGATTCGTAAACCCCGGACGATCTCTTCCGGCCACCAGGTTGGAATGCTTATCAGAAGGTATTTCAGAATTATCGCAAGGGACCGCAGGAACCTTTTTCTGATGCTTATGCAGGCTCCTCTAATCGCGGTGTTACTGGGTCTTGTTTTCAGGGGTGGGGCAGGTTTTCTTCCTTTGAGTTTCTATTTCTGTGTAACTGTTTCTGCTATATGGATTGGAGGGGTTAATTCCATAAGGGAAATAGCCAGGGAGTGGCCTCTTGTGGCCAGGGATAATAGCGCGGGGCTGAGTCTTTCAGCGTATCTGATCTCAAAGATCCTCCTTGCTGCATCGGTATCGCTTTTACAGACATTTCTTCTCTGCTTTTCACTTGAGTTTATCTTCAGTTCCTATGAATTAAATGCCGATATTTTTTTAATAACTCTTTCAGGCACTTTCAGTGGCGCTCTGCTTGGGCTTTTTATCAGTTCCTGGTCGGGTCATGTCGGCAGAGCCATAACTGTGCTTCCCATTCTTTTCATTCCACAGATCTTCTTTTCAGGAATTCTTATCCCTTTTGACAGGATGACTGATCTGGGGAGGGCGATATCTCATATTACCATATCGCGGCCTGTGTTCGGGATGCTCAAGCAGGCAAGTCTTCTTGACCGGCCGGCTCTGGAGTTGAAGGAGTGGAGTGCACTTTTTATATTGGCGGCTGTTTTAATTATTTTAACCCAGACGGCTGTGCATCGTCACATCTCTCATCGGTGAGTATTTCTTATGAATATGTTAATGAAAAACACTGAACAGAATATCCCTGAAAGGATCGGCCATTTCCGTATCATTGGAGAGATCGGCAGAGGCGGCATGGGGGATATTTACAAAGCTGTACAGGAGCCTCTTAACCGGATAGTCGCCCTGAAGGTGCTTTCCCCTCAGTTGTCAAGAGACGAGGAGTTTGCCAAGAGATTTGAAATCGAGGCAAAAGCCATCTCCCTTCTTCAGCACCAGAATATTGTCAGCATTTACGAATACGGGGAGGAAAACGGGCTTCGGTATTTCGCGATGCAGTATGTTGACGGGATGGATCTGGGGAGGTATATCTCTCAGAGCAAGTCGATCCCTGTCATGGAGATAATTGATCTTTCAAAACAGATCTGTCGCGGATTGCGCTATGCACACGGCAGCAATATTATTCACCGTGATATCAAGCCGCAGAATGTTTTACTGGAGAAAAACGGTGTAGCCCGGCTCAGTGATTTTGGAATAGCAAAGATCTTCTCTGGAACAAATATCACCATGACCGGTTCTGCTGTAGGGACTCCCGAGTATATGTCTCCGGAGCAGGCACAGGGTTCCAAACTAGATGCCCAGACCGATATATACTCTCTTGGAATAGTGATCTATGAGATGCTGACCCGCAAACCTCCATTTTTAGGTAACAATGCCATGTCAGTGGCGTACAAACAGGTTCATGAGCTTCCCGTGCCGCCTTCTGTAAAGCGAAAAGACACTCCCAAACGTCTGGAACTGATTGTTCTTAAAGCTTTGAAGAAAGACAAGCGCGAGAGATACTCATCTGTGGAGGAGATGCTTGAGCATCTGGATTCGGTCGACCCGGAGGAGCGGGTTGAGCGTACAACCATGCTTTTTAAGCCGGCAAAGAGAGATGATGTTGTTGAAAATGCCAAGGAGCGCAGGATTACCGACCGGCGTTGCGGAGAGAGGCGTAGAGGTGATTTTTCTCCGCTGGATTTTGATTACTGGCTGGAGATGGCAAAGACACAATGGCTTTCCTGGGCTGCCATTGCCGCGCTTGGAGGAATCCTTCTGTACCATATATTGAATCATCCTGCGTAAAAAAAAATAATGGACCCGAAATTACCAAATCAGAGCACTCGTCAGAAGGGAAACTGCGGGGAGCAGATCGCAGTGGATTATCTGCTTTCCAAAGGCTACTCTGTTGTGTGCAAACAATACAGGTCCAGAAGGGGTGAGATTGACTGTGTGGCACAGGATGCTGACGGGACACTGGTTTTTGTGGAAGTAAAGTCATCGCAGGGAAAGGCTTTCGGAAATCCTCTGAGTTGGGTTACACCACAGAAACAGAAAATTCTGACAAAAATGGCTCAGCAGTACATAAAGGAGCATAATCTTATGGGTGTTCCCTGTCGCTTCGATGTGATCGCGGTCTGGGGGGAAAAGATTGATCATCTGAAAAATGCGTTTTTTGCGGTGTAGGAGTGACCAGAAGTTTCGAAATAAAATGGGGTGTTTTTAAAAAATGATAGATTTCAATAGTTTACTACAAAGAAATGGATTTGCGGGGAAAAATGAATTTTCTTGAAGAACTGAAATGGCGTGGAATGATACATGATATTACACCTGGTACAGATGCTAAACTGGCTGAGGGCTCAATTTCCGGATATGTTGGATTTGACCCCACTGCACCATCACTGCATATAGGCCACCTTATTCCAGTGATGCTTCTTGTTCATTTTCAGCGCAGCGGGCATAAGCCTGTGGCTCTGGTCGGGGGAGCAACTGGCATGATCGGTGATCCATCGGGAAAATCGGAAGAACGGAAACTTCTCTCTGCTGATGTCATCGCCTACAATCAGGAGTGCATAAAAAAGCAGCTTTCCAGGTTTCTGGATTTTTCTGACAATAGAGCTGAGATCATAAACAATTACGAATGGTTCGGAGAGATAAAATTCCTCGATTTTCTCCGCGATGTGGGAAAGTTTTTAACTGTCAATTATATGGTATCCAAAGATTCGGTGAAGAACAGATGGGAGAGCGGAATCTCTTTTACAGAGTTCAGCTATCAGCTTCTTCAGGCCTATGATTTCTACTGGCTCTATGTCAACAAGGGATGTGTGCTTCAGATGGGAGGTTCTGATCAGTGGGGAAATATCACTTCTGGTACTGAGCTTATCCGCCGCAAGGCCGGAGGGGAAGCCTTTGCCCTTACCTGTCCTCTCCTCACAAGGGCTGATGGAAAGAAATTCGGTAAGACTGAAGGGGGAGAGAGTGTATGGCTGGATCCATCTCGTACATCTCCCTACAGGTTTTATCAATACTGGCTCAATGTCAGTGATGAGGATGCGCCAAAGATGCTGAGGTATTTTACACTGCTTGCAAAAGATCAGATCAGCGGGCTTGAACAGGAGCATGCTGCAGCACCGCATGAAAGAGCGATGCAGAAAGCTTTGGCAAAAGAGATGACCATACTGGTTCATTCCAGTGATGATTACAAAATGGCACTGGAAGCATCCGGGATTCTTTTCGGTAA
Coding sequences:
- a CDS encoding DUF1385 domain-containing protein, whose amino-acid sequence is MIKSAILKVLFLPLSLIFAARKNTVGGQAIIEGVMMRGKDKVSWAVRRGPSEVMVEQFPFTSVCKKHKFLSRPVLRGAINLLESLSLGYKALSRSAEIAEQTQENKNSGTERNPVFEKIYSWISFIVALAISIGVFMYGPMWVISQFIPKESAFLFNTLAGIVRIILFIGYLVLISMWKEIQRVFEYHGAEHKAIFTFEDGKELNFENMNPYTTVHPRCGTSFILLVGLVCIFLFSIIDALYIAWLGPFPNVLVRLLVHLSLIPLVGGMSYEVLKLSDKYKNAPVVGLLIKPGLWLQKITTRNPDEHQLEVASLALKAVI
- the rpmE gene encoding 50S ribosomal protein L31, with the protein product MKEKIHPKYEKAVFTCSCGNTIETRATIGSRHIDICNNCHPFYSGKQKLIDSAGRVERFRKRYQKKTQES
- a CDS encoding TonB-dependent receptor, whose protein sequence is MKNGILFLAALTLAYTGFSEENHTDLSTDTVQIEQLDKMVITATRTARKASEIPVSVTVISLDEIKASAARSIDDLIQYAAGVQVKRSVGLGEGLPSDMIMRGIPGAFAATRTLILVDGIPTNASGTPFLIINEIPLEAVQRVEIVRGPFSSLYGANAFGGVINIITQTGDGLPSLQVSAETSLPFTSAHNYMMENRAYGRQFWDDAFSDAYWNGTGLLSGGNERFDYLLSGGYRSVGNYYFHDSALVRGKNIEYLKSIDNHDYRDYRLFLKSGYRISDQLRARLQARYFNSELGFGKTKGTQPPADVITRGDKFLIGPFLDYDPVDWLQIRFGGFYRMVNGQYLNEAPSEGGSVPSVWDANSRDWQIESQFTAKLKKNQTIIAGVDHLWNNINFGVMRNRNTKDTIPPFLSREKMIRNFGVYIQDEISLFDNIKIVPALRYDLHSLFGGKFSPKLGVSSPAGDHVFLRMSGGGAFRAPSTTELYMPDLPISSYKVTCNPDLKPEYIWAFDCGMDIKPVSNLTFKSDFFSNYMNDLIAFQINIKNMDSISVTHNNVENAVSWGFENQIEWEPLEGFSLRGNYTFTQSENKKYRVSLDNIATHKFNIEISYRKSFGERMLEASIAEGFVGRREYFDWGVKPEKVILSDPIEVIPFRQELDPFFKTDLSVSYSFNSDNRISLTIQNLFNAEGEESGGTFAPGRFAGIKYTCNLRFKRNGRV
- the gmk gene encoding guanylate kinase, which produces MSEGKTGKIFVFSAPSGAGKTTILDYLRVSVPDLVYSISATTRKPREGEVDGLHYFFISEQEFKSRIESGEFAEWALVHGNYYGTPRSFIDQVIHSGKHIVMDIDVFGKKQFDRIYPEAVGILILPPSMEELEKRLRNRSSDDEETIRTRLKNAFTEIAFARSQGKYEYTIVNDDLGRTKREVEELVRSLIGA
- a CDS encoding FHA domain-containing protein yields the protein MSGEETLKYALDGSEILLGRDPTCSICLSGIGISRRHASISLQKSNPVISDLKSTFGVRLNGTTLRTPEVLRNGDILTIGVRSFEVKIGDDFLSLDEIRQDEKPDIPEIDSAQSLNIGREPNCQIQLSHPLVSRLHAKATRLQDGSFLIVDNRSTNGTFINGRSVSSGRLSEGDVLQIGPYRLFVDDGKLIRADDSNRIRIEVTGLGVRRGGVSLLSDISLSFSPGEFIALLGPSGAGKSTLVRALTGRIKTDAGEVYANGLPLGRFLEAFASSIGYVSQENLLYKELTVEETFLEQSMLRLPRDSTRSERQARIDEVIELLDLKRVAHRRISRLSGGEAKRVHLGIELLSSPALIFLDEPLAGLDPGLVRRFMRLFRRISDRGHTLVLITHTLEQLELCDKAVFLNRGRVVFQGPPAELETTFNARSLAGVYDRISEDGTGVVTDKRMNRSPRLDTGVYIPARIRKPRTISSGHQVGMLIRRYFRIIARDRRNLFLMLMQAPLIAVLLGLVFRGGAGFLPLSFYFCVTVSAIWIGGVNSIREIAREWPLVARDNSAGLSLSAYLISKILLAASVSLLQTFLLCFSLEFIFSSYELNADIFLITLSGTFSGALLGLFISSWSGHVGRAITVLPILFIPQIFFSGILIPFDRMTDLGRAISHITISRPVFGMLKQASLLDRPALELKEWSALFILAAVLIILTQTAVHRHISHR
- a CDS encoding serine/threonine protein kinase translates to MKNTEQNIPERIGHFRIIGEIGRGGMGDIYKAVQEPLNRIVALKVLSPQLSRDEEFAKRFEIEAKAISLLQHQNIVSIYEYGEENGLRYFAMQYVDGMDLGRYISQSKSIPVMEIIDLSKQICRGLRYAHGSNIIHRDIKPQNVLLEKNGVARLSDFGIAKIFSGTNITMTGSAVGTPEYMSPEQAQGSKLDAQTDIYSLGIVIYEMLTRKPPFLGNNAMSVAYKQVHELPVPPSVKRKDTPKRLELIVLKALKKDKRERYSSVEEMLEHLDSVDPEERVERTTMLFKPAKRDDVVENAKERRITDRRCGERRRGDFSPLDFDYWLEMAKTQWLSWAAIAALGGILLYHILNHPA
- a CDS encoding YraN family protein; the protein is MDPKLPNQSTRQKGNCGEQIAVDYLLSKGYSVVCKQYRSRRGEIDCVAQDADGTLVFVEVKSSQGKAFGNPLSWVTPQKQKILTKMAQQYIKEHNLMGVPCRFDVIAVWGEKIDHLKNAFFAV
- a CDS encoding tyrosine--tRNA ligase, with protein sequence MNFLEELKWRGMIHDITPGTDAKLAEGSISGYVGFDPTAPSLHIGHLIPVMLLVHFQRSGHKPVALVGGATGMIGDPSGKSEERKLLSADVIAYNQECIKKQLSRFLDFSDNRAEIINNYEWFGEIKFLDFLRDVGKFLTVNYMVSKDSVKNRWESGISFTEFSYQLLQAYDFYWLYVNKGCVLQMGGSDQWGNITSGTELIRRKAGGEAFALTCPLLTRADGKKFGKTEGGESVWLDPSRTSPYRFYQYWLNVSDEDAPKMLRYFTLLAKDQISGLEQEHAAAPHERAMQKALAKEMTILVHSSDDYKMALEASGILFGKGTTDTLRRLPEKDFLSVFDGVPQKQISRDELLRGISIIDLVSEKTGLFPSKSEARRMLSQGGVSINKSKITDPNTKTGISDLLNDKYILLQKGKKSYFLVEAVG